Within Klebsiella sp. RIT-PI-d, the genomic segment AAACCAATGACGAATCCAAAAAAGCCCGATACAAACGTCATCGCCAGCGTCTCCCAGACGCCGCGCAACAGCAACCACATCATTGGCTCAGACATAACCCAGTACCTCTACTTTTACATGGTGTTCCTGCAGCCAGGCGATGGCGGCTTGTGTATCGTGCTGCGCACCATGCATTTCGGTCAGCATGATGCCGAACTTAACGCCACCGGCATAGTCCATCTGTGCGCTGATAATGTTGTTGTTAACGTTGAAACGGCGAGCGGTTTCCGACAGCAGCGGTGCATCGACCGACTGGCCGGTAAATTCCATGCGTAGCATCGGTACGCTGTCTTCAGTGGCATCTGCTTTCAGACGCGCCAGATAATCTTCTGGAATATCCAGATGTAGCGTGGACTGAATAAATTGCTGCGCTAGCGGAGTTTTTGGGTGTGAGAACACCTCGCTAACTTTGTCCTGCTCAATCAGTTCACCATTGCTGATCACGGCAACACAGTCACAGATGCGCTTTACGACATCCATTTCATGGGTGATAAGCAGGATAGTCAGCCCCAGACGACGATTGATATCTTTTAATAGTTCCAGAATAGAGCGAGTGGTCGCCGGATCAAGCGCGCTGGTGGCTTCGTCACAAAGGAGCAC encodes:
- the metN gene encoding methionine ABC transporter ATP-binding protein MetN; amino-acid sequence: MIKLSNITKVFQQGNRTIQALNNVSLHVPAGQIYGVIGASGAGKSTLIRCVNLLERPTQGSVQVDGQELTALSDSALTKARRQIGMIFQHFNLLSSRTVFGNVALPLELDNTPQEEVSRRVKELLDLVGLSDKHDSYPGNLSGGQKQRVAIARALASNPKVLLCDEATSALDPATTRSILELLKDINRRLGLTILLITHEMDVVKRICDCVAVISNGELIEQDKVSEVFSHPKTPLAQQFIQSTLHLDIPEDYLARLKADATEDSVPMLRMEFTGQSVDAPLLSETARRFNVNNNIISAQMDYAGGVKFGIMLTEMHGAQHDTQAAIAWLQEHHVKVEVLGYV